A stretch of Myroides oncorhynchi DNA encodes these proteins:
- a CDS encoding cation diffusion facilitator family transporter: MNTKAKENYQFQKIVAVVGVLLFVIKIVAWSLTHSVAILTDALESVINVISGFVGLYSLYLSALPRDRNHPYGHGKVEFISATVEGGMIILAGVVIIFEAIRNLLNPQPVGKLDYGIILVAITAIVNYVLGWYAIKKGKTNKSLALVASGRHLQSDTYSTIGIIIGLILLYFTGYGWLDSGVALLFAGIIIVTGYRIVRGAISGIMDETDEMLLQEVVDYLQAHRRANWIDLHNLRIIKYGAVLHFDCHMTIPWYFNIVEGHKEVEILEKEIIEKFGTELELFVHMDDCKPFSCKICTVENCAYRQDKFEQQVQWTIENVLKNKRHTCTTQPKE, encoded by the coding sequence ATGAATACTAAAGCAAAAGAAAATTATCAATTTCAAAAGATAGTAGCCGTAGTAGGTGTATTATTATTTGTTATTAAAATAGTTGCTTGGTCATTAACACATTCTGTGGCTATCTTGACAGATGCTCTAGAGAGTGTGATTAATGTAATCAGTGGTTTCGTAGGGCTATATAGTCTATATCTATCTGCTTTACCACGAGATCGAAATCACCCTTATGGACATGGTAAAGTAGAGTTTATCTCTGCTACTGTAGAAGGAGGGATGATCATACTAGCAGGGGTAGTTATTATCTTTGAAGCGATTAGAAACCTACTCAATCCTCAACCTGTAGGTAAACTAGATTATGGTATTATCTTAGTCGCTATCACAGCTATCGTTAATTATGTGCTAGGATGGTATGCTATCAAGAAAGGGAAAACGAACAAATCACTTGCCTTAGTAGCTAGTGGTAGACACTTACAGTCAGATACCTATTCTACTATTGGTATTATTATAGGACTTATATTATTATACTTTACTGGTTATGGATGGTTAGATAGTGGAGTAGCTTTACTTTTCGCAGGGATCATTATCGTGACAGGGTATCGTATTGTTAGAGGTGCTATATCAGGTATTATGGATGAGACTGACGAAATGTTACTTCAGGAAGTAGTAGACTATCTTCAAGCACATAGACGTGCTAACTGGATAGACTTGCATAACCTGCGTATTATTAAGTATGGCGCAGTACTCCATTTTGATTGTCACATGACTATTCCTTGGTATTTTAATATCGTAGAAGGGCATAAAGAAGTAGAGATACTAGAGAAAGAGATTATAGAAAAGTTCGGTACCGAGTTAGAGTTATTTGTGCACATGGATGACTGTAAGCCATTCTCGTGTAAAATATGCACTGTGGAAAACTGTGCGTATCGTCAAGATAAATTTGAACAACAAGTACAGTGGACGATAGAGAATGTCTTAAAGAATAAGAGACATACCTGTACTACTCAGCCGAAAGAATAA
- the rpsA gene encoding 30S ribosomal protein S1, producing the protein MSENIKTQEEFLNDFNWDNYENGIDAVEDAQLKEFESLVEKTFISTDDEEVVEGVVVRITDRDAIVDINAKSEGVISLNEFRYNPSLKVGDKVEVLIDVREDKYGQLVLSHRKARTIKAWDRVIAAHETGEIVNGFVKCRTKGGMIVDVFGIEAFLPGSQIDVKPIRDYDQYVNKTMEFKVVKINHEFKNVVVSHKALIEADIEIQKKEIIGQLQKGQVLEGVVKNITSYGVFIDLGGVDGLIHITDLSWSRINHPSEVLELDQKLNVVILDFDDEKTRIQLGLKQLYAHPWDALDTNLNVGDKVKGKVVVLADYGAFIEVAEGVEGLIHVSEMSWSTHLRSAQDFVKVGDEVEAVILTLDRDERKMSLGIKQLSQDPWTDITSKYPVGSKHNGIVRNFTNFGVFVELEEGIDGLIYISDLSWTKKIKHPSEFVNVGDKLDVVVLELDVEGRKLSLGHKQTTPNPWDKYEAAYAVGTVHSGEISELVDKGATVVFEDDVVAFIPTRHLEKEDGKKLKKGETAEFKIIEFNKEFKRVVASHTSIFREEEEKNVKAVETASNTAERTTLGDIDALAELKERMEKGK; encoded by the coding sequence ATGTCTGAAAACATTAAAACACAAGAGGAGTTCTTAAATGATTTTAACTGGGATAACTACGAAAATGGTATCGATGCAGTTGAAGATGCTCAATTAAAAGAATTCGAAAGCTTAGTAGAAAAAACTTTTATTTCTACTGATGACGAAGAAGTAGTAGAAGGAGTTGTAGTTAGAATCACTGACAGAGACGCTATCGTTGATATCAACGCTAAATCTGAAGGTGTTATTTCTTTAAATGAGTTCCGTTACAATCCAAGTTTAAAAGTTGGTGATAAAGTAGAAGTATTAATCGACGTTAGAGAAGATAAATACGGACAATTAGTTTTATCTCACAGAAAAGCTCGTACTATCAAAGCTTGGGATAGAGTTATTGCTGCTCATGAAACAGGAGAAATCGTTAATGGTTTCGTAAAATGTAGAACTAAAGGTGGTATGATCGTTGACGTATTCGGAATCGAAGCATTCTTACCAGGTTCTCAAATTGACGTTAAACCAATCCGTGATTACGATCAATACGTGAACAAAACAATGGAATTCAAAGTAGTTAAAATTAACCACGAATTCAAAAACGTTGTTGTATCTCACAAAGCACTTATCGAGGCTGATATCGAAATTCAAAAGAAAGAAATTATCGGTCAATTACAAAAAGGTCAAGTGTTAGAAGGTGTTGTTAAAAACATTACTTCTTATGGTGTATTTATTGACTTAGGAGGTGTAGATGGATTAATCCACATCACTGACTTATCTTGGTCAAGAATCAATCACCCAAGTGAAGTGTTAGAATTAGACCAAAAATTAAACGTTGTTATCTTAGACTTTGATGATGAGAAAACAAGAATTCAATTAGGTTTAAAACAACTTTACGCTCACCCATGGGATGCTTTAGATACTAACTTAAATGTTGGTGATAAAGTTAAAGGTAAAGTAGTTGTTTTAGCTGACTACGGTGCTTTCATCGAAGTTGCTGAAGGTGTTGAAGGTTTAATCCACGTTTCTGAAATGTCTTGGTCTACTCACTTGAGATCAGCACAAGATTTCGTAAAAGTTGGAGACGAAGTAGAGGCAGTTATCTTAACTCTTGATAGAGACGAAAGAAAAATGTCTTTAGGTATCAAACAATTATCTCAAGATCCTTGGACTGATATCACTTCTAAATACCCAGTAGGTTCTAAACACAATGGTATCGTTCGTAACTTTACTAACTTTGGTGTATTCGTAGAATTAGAAGAAGGAATTGATGGATTAATTTACATCTCTGACTTATCTTGGACTAAGAAAATCAAACACCCATCAGAATTTGTTAACGTAGGAGATAAATTAGACGTAGTTGTATTAGAGTTAGACGTTGAAGGACGTAAATTATCTTTAGGACACAAACAAACTACTCCTAATCCTTGGGACAAATACGAAGCTGCTTACGCTGTTGGAACTGTGCATTCAGGAGAAATCTCTGAATTAGTTGACAAAGGTGCTACTGTAGTATTCGAAGATGATGTTGTAGCTTTCATCCCAACTCGTCACTTAGAAAAAGAAGACGGTAAAAAGTTGAAAAAAGGTGAAACTGCTGAATTCAAAATTATTGAGTTCAACAAAGAATTCAAAAGAGTAGTTGCTTCTCACACTTCTATCTTCCGTGAAGAAGAAGAGAAAAACGTAAAGGCTGTTGAAACTGCAAGTAACACTGCAGAAAGAACAACTTTAGGTGATATCGACGCTTTAGCTGAATTAAAAGAAAGAATGGAGAAAGGGAAATAA
- a CDS encoding Lrp/AsnC family transcriptional regulator, translating to MEYKLDEVDLKILRLMQDNGRINNSDVAKELGMAPSAVLERVKKLENKDVILAYHARVNPEALDQKMLSFIFIKVDEIIGDEETGRLLAEIPEVLEVHDIAGDDGYMIKVRTTDSLALVHLMRNSLSKIQGIISTRTIIVLQTVKEENKLLIPEKLE from the coding sequence ATGGAATATAAGCTTGATGAAGTTGATTTAAAAATCTTGCGTTTGATGCAGGATAATGGTAGAATTAATAACTCTGATGTGGCAAAGGAGTTAGGTATGGCACCATCAGCTGTATTGGAAAGAGTAAAAAAACTTGAAAATAAAGATGTTATTTTGGCTTATCACGCAAGAGTTAATCCAGAAGCATTAGATCAGAAAATGCTTTCTTTTATCTTTATTAAAGTTGATGAAATTATAGGTGATGAAGAAACAGGAAGATTATTAGCTGAGATTCCTGAAGTATTAGAAGTTCACGATATAGCTGGTGATGATGGTTATATGATTAAAGTTAGAACTACTGATTCATTAGCTTTAGTTCATTTAATGAGGAATTCACTGTCAAAAATACAAGGGATTATTTCAACAAGAACGATCATCGTTTTACAAACAGTTAAAGAGGAAAATAAGTTACTTATACCTGAAAAGTTAGAATAG
- the pepT gene encoding peptidase T: MQHIIDRFISYVTVDTESDSSSNSCPSTEKQWDLANKLVEELKQIGLEDVTIDEHAYIMATLPSNVEHEVPTIGFISHFDTSPDFSGANVKPQIIENYDGGDIVLNKELNIILSPSYFKDLLQYKGQTIITTDGTTLLGADDKAGITEIVSAMEYLVQHPEIKHGKIRIGFTPDEEIGRGAHLFDVKKFGAEWAYTMDGSQIGELEYENFNAGYAKLTFNGKSVHPGYAKGKMVNSILLANKFISKLPKDEVPQKTTGYEGFFHVHTVTGSIEESVVELIIRDHNLKKYEKRKKDIAKLAEKFNKKHAKKFGGPIVNCEIGDQYFNMREKVEPVMHIVDIAEEAMKELGIKPLIKAIRGGTDGSQLSYMGLPCPNIFAGGHNFHGKYEYVPVESIVKATEVIVKIAELTAAKNK; encoded by the coding sequence ATGCAACATATCATTGACCGTTTCATCAGTTATGTAACTGTTGATACTGAATCTGATTCATCATCAAACAGTTGTCCTAGTACTGAGAAACAATGGGATTTAGCTAACAAACTAGTTGAAGAATTAAAACAAATAGGTCTAGAAGACGTAACTATAGATGAGCATGCTTATATCATGGCTACATTACCTAGTAACGTTGAACACGAAGTACCTACTATTGGATTTATTTCACACTTTGATACATCTCCTGACTTTAGTGGGGCTAATGTTAAACCACAAATCATAGAAAATTATGATGGTGGTGATATCGTATTAAACAAAGAGCTAAATATCATATTATCTCCTTCTTACTTTAAAGATCTTCTTCAATATAAAGGACAAACTATCATCACTACTGATGGTACTACTTTATTAGGAGCTGATGATAAAGCAGGAATCACTGAGATAGTATCTGCTATGGAATACTTGGTCCAACACCCTGAAATCAAACATGGTAAAATCCGTATCGGATTTACACCTGATGAAGAAATCGGAAGAGGAGCTCATTTATTTGACGTTAAAAAATTTGGAGCTGAGTGGGCTTACACAATGGATGGTAGCCAAATCGGAGAATTAGAGTATGAGAACTTTAATGCAGGATATGCTAAACTTACTTTTAATGGTAAGAGTGTACACCCTGGATATGCTAAAGGAAAAATGGTTAACTCTATCCTATTAGCAAACAAGTTCATCTCTAAATTACCTAAAGATGAAGTACCTCAAAAGACTACAGGTTATGAAGGATTCTTCCACGTACATACCGTAACCGGTAGTATCGAAGAGTCTGTAGTAGAACTAATCATTCGTGACCACAATCTTAAGAAATACGAGAAACGCAAAAAAGACATCGCTAAATTAGCAGAGAAGTTTAATAAAAAACATGCTAAGAAGTTTGGTGGACCTATCGTAAACTGCGAAATAGGTGATCAATATTTTAATATGCGTGAAAAAGTAGAACCTGTAATGCATATCGTAGATATCGCTGAAGAGGCAATGAAAGAACTAGGTATTAAACCACTTATCAAAGCGATTCGCGGAGGTACTGACGGTTCTCAACTTTCTTATATGGGACTTCCATGTCCTAATATATTCGCAGGAGGGCACAACTTCCACGGAAAATATGAGTATGTACCTGTAGAAAGTATCGTAAAAGCTACTGAAGTAATCGTAAAGATTGCTGAACTTACAGCTGCTAAAAACAAATAG
- a CDS encoding alpha/beta hydrolase — MKLYISVLVMLFSCATWAIEPIKEYVDHPANSTINFEATEIVTPDNYKLKSWICFPPKDKDVKKVLVLAYGDAGNMSYYVRQVLEVAKRGYTVVMFDYRGFGESQAFEMKETQLYYDEFVTDLRAVVEYSQKRFTQPVGVWALSIGTIASTLLYTDYKYDFLIAEGFVYSPQDIVDKLKQHLEKIYTLPSSASHYELALSKLTLPVLYFAGDRDGLTSPNDSYRAKYLNPKSEVVLYKGGHLQGFQALSDKTHGERYINALDAFFTEKKSTDSDK, encoded by the coding sequence ATGAAACTTTATATATCTGTGTTAGTAATGTTGTTTAGTTGTGCGACTTGGGCGATAGAGCCTATAAAGGAGTATGTAGATCATCCTGCTAATTCGACTATTAATTTTGAAGCAACAGAGATAGTTACACCTGATAATTATAAACTCAAGTCTTGGATATGTTTTCCTCCTAAGGATAAAGATGTAAAGAAAGTGTTGGTATTAGCATATGGAGATGCTGGAAATATGTCCTATTATGTAAGACAAGTATTAGAAGTGGCAAAACGTGGTTATACTGTTGTGATGTTTGATTATAGAGGTTTTGGCGAAAGCCAAGCTTTTGAGATGAAAGAGACACAACTTTATTATGATGAATTTGTTACAGATTTAAGAGCAGTAGTAGAGTATAGCCAGAAGAGGTTTACTCAGCCTGTCGGTGTATGGGCATTATCTATTGGGACTATAGCTAGTACATTATTATATACAGATTATAAATACGATTTTTTAATAGCAGAAGGATTTGTTTATAGCCCACAAGATATCGTAGATAAGTTAAAACAACATTTAGAGAAAATATATACCTTACCTAGTAGTGCTTCTCACTATGAGTTAGCACTAAGTAAGTTAACTTTGCCTGTGTTATATTTCGCTGGAGATAGAGATGGATTAACCTCTCCGAATGATAGTTATAGAGCTAAATATCTTAATCCTAAGAGTGAAGTAGTTTTGTATAAAGGAGGACATCTTCAGGGATTTCAAGCATTGTCAGATAAGACACATGGCGAGCGATATATAAATGCTTTAGATGCTTTTTTTACTGAGAAGAAGAGTACTGACTCAGATAAATAA
- a CDS encoding toxic anion resistance protein, with translation MEKDIQQMRTENALAPEVNVDFSPQDLKQIETYKKAIDLSNTTQVIQYGASSQLKASTFATEILKQVQTRDLGETSTILVNLREDVKSFEGIANKKSLFPMFDSIKKKISRLQTQYSKVETNINAIELQLERHYKLMMKDVAMFDKLFEENKNYFKELSLYIAAGDEKLYELNTIDLPRLKAEVELENDPSKVQSFKDLEQQVVRFDRKIHDLKLTRMVILQSSPQIRMVQNNSLMLMEKLQSSIVNTLPLWKNQMVLTLGIARSQQALGAQQAVNDATNDLLTRNSEMLKDSTIKIAQETERGIVDIETIRKVNTDIINTIDEIVRIQTEGRDKRRAVEIELKEQESDLKKHLLGTSDTTK, from the coding sequence ATGGAAAAAGATATTCAACAAATGCGTACCGAGAATGCATTAGCTCCAGAAGTTAATGTTGATTTCTCACCTCAAGATCTAAAGCAAATAGAAACATATAAAAAAGCGATAGACTTATCTAATACAACTCAGGTTATTCAGTATGGAGCTAGTAGTCAATTAAAAGCGAGCACCTTTGCAACGGAGATATTGAAACAAGTGCAAACTAGGGATTTAGGCGAAACGTCTACTATCTTAGTTAATTTACGTGAGGATGTCAAGTCTTTTGAGGGAATAGCGAATAAGAAAAGCTTATTTCCAATGTTTGATAGCATTAAAAAGAAGATATCTAGACTTCAAACACAATACAGTAAAGTTGAAACAAATATCAATGCCATAGAACTTCAGCTAGAACGTCACTATAAATTAATGATGAAGGATGTGGCTATGTTCGATAAGTTATTTGAAGAAAATAAAAATTACTTTAAAGAATTGTCTTTATATATAGCTGCAGGTGATGAAAAACTTTATGAGTTAAATACTATTGACCTACCACGTTTAAAAGCAGAAGTAGAATTAGAAAATGATCCTTCTAAAGTTCAATCCTTTAAAGATTTAGAACAACAAGTGGTGAGATTTGATAGAAAGATACACGATCTAAAGCTAACTAGAATGGTTATTTTACAATCTTCGCCACAGATTAGAATGGTGCAGAACAATAGCCTAATGCTAATGGAAAAGTTGCAATCAAGTATTGTGAATACCCTTCCTCTATGGAAAAACCAGATGGTACTTACTCTAGGAATAGCACGTTCTCAACAAGCTTTAGGGGCACAGCAAGCTGTAAATGATGCTACTAATGACTTGTTAACGAGAAATAGCGAAATGTTAAAAGACTCAACTATTAAGATTGCTCAAGAAACAGAACGTGGTATCGTAGATATTGAAACTATTCGCAAAGTAAATACAGATATTATCAATACGATAGATGAGATAGTGCGTATCCAAACAGAAGGAAGAGATAAACGCAGAGCAGTAGAAATAGAATTAAAAGAACAAGAAAGTGATCTAAAGAAACACTTATTAGGTACTTCTGATACTACAAAATAA
- a CDS encoding EamA family transporter: MGAVNTNGTNKSTVIAAYMVVYFVWGSTFFFIHKALSDFSPFVLGTLRFFSASLLLLTYCKMKGYKLFNKKIVKQACITGFLLLFIDMGALIWAEQHVSSGIAAIMAAAAALWFVILDKPQWKNNFSSIPTVLGLLLGFVGVIMLFAEQINIASDESQKLLNIFCMVLLILGSIAWTAGSLYSKYSKDKNTTEGEDLHVMVKTSWQMITAGVLFCIVAISNGEFAAFDPMEVSASGWFSLGYLITFGSILAFGSYIWLIQNRPVVEVSTYAYVNPVVAVALSYFFTDDIITSLQIGGLAVVLLSVGLMNWDLYKNSKFIKVFNKKRKESTEDKEELNISN; the protein is encoded by the coding sequence ATGGGAGCAGTCAATACAAATGGGACAAATAAAAGTACAGTTATTGCAGCTTATATGGTTGTATATTTTGTATGGGGATCTACGTTCTTTTTTATTCATAAGGCATTGAGTGATTTCTCGCCTTTTGTATTAGGAACATTACGTTTTTTTAGTGCAAGTTTACTTTTACTGACTTATTGTAAGATGAAAGGATATAAGTTGTTTAACAAGAAGATTGTTAAGCAAGCTTGTATTACAGGATTCTTGTTATTGTTTATTGATATGGGAGCTTTGATTTGGGCAGAACAGCATGTATCTAGTGGTATTGCAGCTATTATGGCAGCAGCAGCTGCTTTGTGGTTTGTTATTTTAGATAAACCTCAATGGAAGAATAACTTTTCAAGTATTCCAACTGTCTTAGGTTTGTTGTTAGGTTTTGTAGGAGTTATTATGCTATTTGCAGAGCAAATTAATATTGCTAGTGATGAATCTCAGAAGCTTTTGAATATTTTTTGTATGGTATTGTTGATTCTAGGTTCTATAGCTTGGACAGCAGGTTCGTTATATTCTAAATATTCAAAGGATAAAAATACTACAGAGGGGGAAGATCTTCATGTTATGGTTAAGACTTCTTGGCAGATGATAACAGCTGGTGTTTTGTTCTGTATTGTGGCTATCTCTAATGGAGAGTTCGCAGCATTTGATCCAATGGAGGTATCAGCGTCAGGTTGGTTTTCACTAGGGTACTTAATTACTTTTGGTTCTATCTTAGCTTTTGGATCTTATATATGGTTAATTCAAAATAGACCAGTTGTGGAGGTAAGTACATATGCTTATGTTAACCCAGTAGTTGCTGTGGCATTAAGTTATTTCTTTACTGATGATATTATTACTAGTTTACAGATTGGTGGTCTAGCAGTTGTATTATTGAGTGTTGGATTAATGAACTGGGATTTATATAAGAATAGTAAGTTTATAAAAGTATTCAATAAGAAAAGAAAAGAGAGTACTGAAGATAAGGAGGAATTGAATATTTCGAATTAA
- a CDS encoding ABC transporter ATP-binding protein, whose product MSTPILKTENLTIGYPIKKGANKIVQQQLNINLRQGTLTSLLGINGIGKSTLLRSISSNQELIAGKVYVNNQEIKEYSKAKLATLISIVLTEKIPLSELTVRELIQIGRTPYLNYYSTLSEQDNALVNKAISLTEIEDLAHRQISQLSDGQLQRVLIARAIAQDTPIIILDEPSNHLDLHHKVALFRLLHRLAHQENKAILFSCHDMDLAIAFSDDIIVLKKDYNIQDCTETLINQGVFDNFFEDDNLVFNREQKRFILSAE is encoded by the coding sequence ATGTCTACACCAATTCTAAAAACAGAGAACTTAACAATAGGTTATCCTATAAAAAAAGGAGCTAATAAAATAGTACAACAACAGCTGAATATCAATTTAAGACAAGGTACTCTGACTTCGCTATTAGGAATAAATGGAATAGGTAAATCTACTTTACTGCGAAGTATCTCCTCTAATCAAGAACTAATAGCGGGTAAAGTATATGTGAATAATCAAGAGATAAAGGAGTATTCTAAAGCTAAATTAGCAACGCTAATCAGCATAGTACTTACAGAGAAAATACCATTATCAGAGTTAACAGTTCGCGAACTTATACAAATAGGAAGAACACCATATCTTAACTACTATAGTACATTAAGTGAGCAAGATAACGCATTAGTTAATAAAGCCATCTCACTAACAGAAATAGAAGACCTGGCTCATAGACAGATTAGCCAACTTAGTGATGGTCAACTTCAGCGAGTACTTATAGCAAGAGCTATCGCTCAGGATACACCGATCATCATACTAGACGAACCTTCTAATCACTTAGATCTACATCATAAAGTCGCCTTGTTTAGACTACTGCATAGATTAGCTCATCAAGAGAATAAAGCTATCCTATTCTCTTGTCATGATATGGACTTAGCCATAGCGTTTAGTGATGATATCATCGTCCTAAAAAAAGATTATAATATACAGGACTGTACAGAAACACTAATAAACCAAGGAGTATTTGATAACTTCTTCGAAGATGATAATTTAGTGTTTAATAGGGAACAGAAGCGCTTTATTCTTTCGGCTGAGTAG
- a CDS encoding pseudouridine synthase — translation MESTHRHFLLYKPHGYISQFIYEKKRTKHKLGELFDFPERTMAIGRLDENSEGLLFLTTDGVMSERVRSAHYEKEYYAQVDGDITEEAVEQMRNGVLIGVKGEKYMTKPCVVDKLDKLPDWIGEGRRIRDERHGPTSWVRIILTEGKFRQVRKMTAYVGYATLRLVRVRIGNVSLEGLKVGEVKEVDQF, via the coding sequence ATGGAATCTACACATAGACATTTCTTATTATATAAGCCACACGGATACATTAGTCAATTCATTTACGAGAAGAAGAGAACCAAGCATAAACTAGGAGAGTTGTTTGATTTTCCAGAAAGAACGATGGCTATCGGTCGATTAGATGAGAACTCAGAAGGACTGTTGTTTTTGACTACTGACGGTGTGATGAGTGAGCGTGTAAGAAGTGCTCATTATGAGAAAGAGTACTATGCTCAGGTAGATGGTGATATCACTGAAGAAGCAGTCGAGCAGATGCGAAATGGAGTACTGATAGGTGTGAAAGGTGAGAAGTATATGACTAAACCTTGTGTAGTTGATAAACTGGATAAATTGCCAGACTGGATAGGCGAGGGTAGACGTATTAGAGATGAGAGACATGGTCCGACTAGTTGGGTGCGTATCATTCTGACAGAAGGAAAGTTTAGACAAGTTAGAAAGATGACAGCCTATGTAGGTTATGCGACATTAAGATTAGTGCGTGTTCGTATAGGTAATGTATCATTAGAAGGACTGAAAGTAGGTGAAGTAAAAGAAGTAGATCAATTTTAA